ATGGCGTTTcgttccgtttttttttttattaactaatACCGCAACTTCTTCTGTCTTGTCTTGTCCTGTGACTGAAGGCAAAACTGCCCGATTATAATCCAATCTCAAGCTTCCCCGTTGACAAGGAAACCGATGAACGTGAACTAGAGGAAACAAGATGGAGTCCTGGCGTTGTGGCCGATGGCGACTTGTTAATGTTTCTGCGTGCGGCACGCTCCATGGCTGCATTTCAAGGAATGTGTGATGGCGGTTTAGAAGACGGTTGTTTGGCTGCCAGTCGCGACGACACAACAATTAACGCACTAGACGTGGTAAGTGAACCCATTTAACTCCTACTCTGACTTTCCGCCTGCCATCCGTTCGACTAATTGTTGTCGCATTCCGTTTTAATAGCTGCACGATTCTGGCTACGATCCAGGCAAAGCTCTACAAGCGCTCGTAAAGTGCCCCGTATCAAAGGGCATTGACAAGAAGTGGACCGAGGACGAAACGAAAAAGTTCATCAAGGGTCTACGACAATTTGGCAAGAATTTCTTTAGGATCCACAAGGACCTGCTGCCACACAAAGACACACCGGAGCTGGTCGAGTTCTACTATCTGTGGAAGAAGACGCCCGGTGCCAACAATAATCGCCCGCATCGGCGACGCAGACAGAGCGCCTTGCGTCGCAATCGTGTTACGCGCGCCAACAATACACCTCCCAAAAAGGAGGACACCCCGGAACCACAAGCtgcgacgacggcgacggcggcggcgtcggctGCAGAGACGGCGAATCGCTCATCGCCCGCTGTCTCCAAGGAGGAGAACAGTTCTCTAACCGAGGACGACGCCAGCGAGTGTGACAGTGATTCGAGTCTGACCAACAAAAGGGATGAATCACCCTCAAGGATGAGGACGAGAAACAAacaacagaacaacaacaacaacaacaacagcagcagcgccagtgCAGCTGGTGGCGGTGGCAactccgctgctgctgctactgctgcctCCTCCGTCAACGCTTCTGCCAACAGCAGCTCCGCCAAGGATCAATCCTCGGGCTCAgcgagcaacaacagcaacgccgTGGCGAACGGCAAGCGACCCAAACGGGGCTCCGATACACcggatgctgccgctgccgcagcagccgctgttGCCGGCGACAGTCCCAAAACGCCCACCAAGAGCGTGGCCGAGGGATCCGGCAATAAGCGCAAGGGCGGCAAGCAGGACACGCCCAACAAGAAGAAGCGCACCGAAACGGAtaccaataacagcagcagcgagcagGCCAACAACAGCACCGAGGACAACATCAAGGAGAAGCAGCGCAAGCGACCGGACAGTCCAGTCGAGAGCATGAACTCCGACAGTCGTCCCGACTCTGTTCTGGACGATGGCGAGTCGAATACAACAGACACGGATGGCCGCACAGCGGAGCAGCAGTCCAGCAAGGACAGCAAGGAGATCAACTGCAAGGAGGAGAGCGGCGCTGTGACGCTGTCCGGCGATCTGGACTCCAAGTCGGAGGTCAATGAGAAATCGATCAAAACCGAAACGTCCTGCGCGGAAGACAACAAAGATGCCATCAAGAACATGGATGAGGAGACCAATATTCAAGCGCCCAGCAGCATACAGCCACTCAGCATCAAGCCCACGCACGTGGATGGTCTGCTAAAGGACTCCAGCTCCTTGGAGGCACCACaagctgctgttgcggttgcACCGATTGCAATGAAGGTGCCCACAATTGCCACCGTCGAGGCGCTCAATGCCTCTGTCGACCGTGATCGCAAGGAAGCCATTGAGAAAATGGAGATATGTGAGAATGAAGCGGCTGCACGTGATCCCGATCTGCTCAAGAAGCTCGCTAGCATCAAGCAGGAGACATtgcctcagcagcagcagcagcaacaacaacaacaacaacaacaacaacagcagcagcaacaacaacaacatcagcagcagcaacagcaacagctgggTGTGCCGCCAGTGTCAGCTGCCTCGGGGCCCATGCAGGAGGCTGTTTACATTAAAAAGGAGCCCATGGAGGACTCGATGGACGCCACATGCAATCAAAACAGCAACGAGCCGCAGGATCTCAAGGTTAAAATCGAAATCAAAAACGAGGATCTGAAAATAAATGCCAGCGGTCTGCCACCAGTCAGTTCCGCGGCGCCGCCGCCCAATGCCCAACTTGCTGGCCTGCATCATGGCGCCGTGGATGGTGTCAATGCGGAGCCACTGCATCTACAGCATATGCCACATGGACCAACGCCGCAGGCGCCCGCCGGTTATCTAATCGACGGGCAGCTTAAGTATGGACCACCCGGGCAACCGCCTCcacagccgccgccgcagctgcaCAGTGATCCGGGCAGCGGTGGGGTAGCGAGCGCAACGCCTCAGAAATATCCTGGCGATATGGAAATGAAGTACAACGAGGCGGCCGTCAAATTTGAGCCCAGCAGCGGTAAATTTGCGCCACAGGAGCTGAAGTATCCGGTGCCACCGCAACTGGATCCGCTCAAGTACAGCCAGGAGATTCAGgcagcggctgccgctgcggcAGCTGTGGGCAAATACGACATGAAGTACATGATCGAGCAGCAGGGCAAGTACCCGGTGGAGCTGGCACCGCCCAAACCGGGCTACCAGGAGGCGCTCAAGATACCCGATGTAAAGCCGGGCTTTGCCCATCTGCCGCACAACATTGGCCCGTCGTTGGACGGACCCGGTTCGCACAAATATGCGCCGTCAGCTCAGCCCGGCCAGCCGATGGATCAGCAGCCGCCGGGCGCGACACCACCGCCCGGCATTGCCATGCCCAAGCCGCATTATCAGCACGATGTGCAGACGCCACCGCTGGGGCGACCCTTTGAGCCCGCAGGCCTCATGCTCAAGTATGGTGATCCATTGGCCGGCAAATATGGGCCGCCACAGCCGCAGGATCTCAAGTATCCGATGCCGCCCGTGTCCGCTGCCGGCGGCGAGAATCTGATCAAAGCCTCGCCATATGGCCCGCCGCCAGAGAGTCCCATTGACGCCTCGGCGCGCTCCACGCCCGGCCAGGATAGCCAGGgcagcaatagcaatagcaattCGCAGCCGCCATCCTCACAGCCGCAGCAGTTCCAGTCGCCGCATCCCTCGCCGCACATGCCTTCGCCAGCTGGCGGCGGTTTGCCACCTGGCATGCATCCACAAAATCTCATCTCCCCGCACAGCCATGGACCGCCGCCGAATAGTGGCGCCGGTTCCGGTCCAGGTCCACAGCCGCCAACGTCGCTGCATCAGCCGATTAGCAGCACAATGTCGGGTCAGGGTGGACCGCCCAGTCTGCAGCATGGACTGCCGCCGGGCCCGGGTGGCCCACACGCACAAATATCGGTCGCCAATTCGCTGTCGGGCGTCGTCTCATCGCTGGGCGCGCCCACGCTTTCCACAATGGCGCCCTCGCATCCCATGCACCCGCACATGCATCCGCACCAGCATCCGCATCTGCAGTCGCTGCAGTCACTGCACCGACCGCATCCCGATCTGCCGCCATCCATGCATCCGCATGCGCCCATGGCCATGTCGCTGCAGGCGCCAGGTCCGCCGCCACCGCACAGCCACGGCCATCCGCTGGCGCCCGGCCacggacagcagcagcagcagccaggacCGGGTGGTCCAGCTGGCACAGTACGCACGCCTTCGccggcgcagcagcaacagccgccgcCGCGTAGCCTGCACGAGCCGCTGCCAACATCGCGTGAGCCGCCCGCCTCGCACACATCGACGGCGCCAACGGGGTCGATAAGCGGCCTGAGCTCCGGGCCGGGACAGGGCCAGGGACCGGGACCAATGCCACATCAGTCACCGCACGCGCATCGCACATCACCGCTGCCGGGTCTGGCGCATCCGTCTGGCCTCATAGGCCATCCGATGCCCATACATCCGCACTTGGCGCACCTGCCACCGGGTCATCCGGCGCACGCAGCGCTCGCGCATCCCGGCCATCATCTGCTCTCGCATTCGATAGCAGGGCTGAGCCATGGCGGCGGTCCCATTGCGCTCTTGGCGGGTCCCGGTGGACTGGGTGGCCTGCCCGAGTCGGCGCTCAGTCGACGCACACCGCCTAGCCATCTGTCGCACCCGCATGCCTCGTCAGCGCCCTCGACGCCGCACTCGGTGGCCATCTCGACGAGCATGTCGCTGACCACCACACCCAATACGGTGCCATCGTCCGCCTTTAGTCGCGCCAGTCCCAGCGTGCAACTCTCCAGCGGTTCCGCTCCAGCTGGCCctggcggcaacagcaacagtggCACGCCGAACAACTCGtccgcagctgccgctgctgcggccgcggCCGCTGCACATCGCGCCGCCTCGCCCGCTTCCAGTGTGGGCAGCCTGAGTCGCCAGAGTCCGCTGCATCCTGTGCCGCAATCGCCGCTGAGTCATCATCCCTCATCGTCGGCGTTGTCCGCCGCGGCGGCGGCCGTTGCCGAACGGGATCGGCATGCGCTGATGCGCCAACAGTCGCCGCATATGACGCCGCCGCCAGTGTCCAGCGCATCGGGTCTGATGGCCAGTCCGCTCAGCAAGATGTATGCACCGCAGCCGGGTCAGCGAGGATTGGGTACTTCGCCGCCGCCGCATTTGCGACCGGGCGCCTCGCCGCCGGTTATACGCCATCCACAgatgccgctgccgttgccgttgatTGCACCAGGCGGTGGCATACCGCAGATTGGCGTGCATCCTGGTCAGTCGCCGTATCCGCATCCGTTGCTACATCCCTCGGTCTTCTACTCGCCGCACCATCACAATCCCTTCAACTCGCCGTACGGCTATGCGCCCTATGGGCCTGGCTTCCCTGCCTATATGAAGCCGCCGCCACCAGCCGGTCCACTGGATCCCGCCGCTGTGATGGCGGCCCATCATGCTGGATTGTCTGGTCCGCCGCCGCAATCGCGTCAGGATGAACAgaatgcagcagctgccgccgcggTGGCTGCTGAAAAGCAACACGCGGCGGCAGTAGCCGCTgctcaacagcaacacaagacgccccagcagcagcagcaacagcagcagcaacaacaacaacaacagcaacagcagcaacaacaacaacaacaacagcatcaacaacaacaacaacagcagcagcaacaacaacagcaacaacagcagcaacaacagcaacaacaacagcagcagcagcagcagcaacctgGCGGTCCGCAACAGAATAAGCCGCCGACGCCAAAGACGCCGCAGGGACCTGGTGGCATGAGTGTCGGCATGGGCGGGCCAGGCACGCCAACAGGTCTGCCACCTGGTGCCTATCCGGGCTCTCACCTGGCCGGCtatccgccgccgccgcactCGTCGCCGTTTGCGCCGCAGGATGGACAGCAGCATGGCATGAAACCGACCTCGCACATGGATGCGTTGCGAGCGCACGCGCACTCGGCCAACTCTGCGGGCATGGGCGGTGGACATCATCCGACAGAGCCATGTAAGTGTCAGCAACTCGAAGAGATTTGGCAGCTGTTCTCAAATAATCATAAATCTTGTGTATTTGTAGTGCCCATTGACATTGAGCCGGATCCGGAGCCGGAGATACCTAGCCCCACGCACAACATACCGCGCGGTCCCAGTCCCGAGGCGAAGCCCGACGATACCGAATGCCATCGCTCGCAGTCGGCCATGTAAGTAGCCCCAACATTGAATACACTTGCTTCAGCCAAATCTTAATTATCTATTCACACGCATTGCAGCTTTGTGCGGCACATCGATCGCGGCGACTACAACTCGTGCACGCGCACGGATCTGATCTTCAAGCCGGTGACCGACTCGAAGCTGGCGCGCAAGCGTGAGGAACGCGACCGTAAACTGGCCGAAAAGGAGCGCGAGAGAAGACAGGTGAGAAAATGTGCATTGGCTAAATTGAAGAGGGTCTAACAATTATATGTTCTCCCTcttagcagcagcaacaacagcagcagcaacaacaacagcaacaggcagcTGCCGCACAACAGGCTGCACAGCAGGCGAAGCTAAAGGCCGAGCTGAAGCCGCCGTATGCGGACACGCCGGCGCTGCGTCAATTGTCGGAATACGCGCGTCCACATGTCGCCTTCAGGTGAGCGTCGAATCCTTTAAAGGATTTCCATATTGTTGAGTCTTATTTAGTTAAAGTCTTGTTTTGATTTGTAGtcaattatatgtatatgtagttgatttgtgAGTCGCGTTCGTATTGTAATAATTTCCATTTCGATTTCAGTCCTGTTGAGCAGATGGTGCCTTATCATCATCCAATGGGCCCCATGTATAGCCGAGAGAGGTACAGTACCTAGTACAAGCCTGCCAAATCCTCATCTCAAAGCACAACTACACacgcaaaacacacacacacccgcacacacccgcacacatgcacacacatttatactGACAACCGAACTAATCCTTTGCTAACTAACCTTCATATTTTGCTTAATTACACGCACGGTCAAAATTAATGCTTCAGTTCTTAATCCATTCGCTGCTTATTTGCCTGCCCTTAACCTTAATCCTCGACAAAATATTAAACCTATTTCTGCTTCTCCAAATTGTAGGCCCTTACTCATGCTTCCAACCTTGACTAATTGCAGAGAATTGGAGGAGATTAAAAATGCACAAGCGGCTGCCGCGAGTCAATCGCGACTGGATCCACACTGGATGGAATACTACAGACGGTAAGTCGCAGCCTCAAACAATCTTACCCAGGCAATCTTACTAAATTCTCAACTTCTGTTGCAGTGGCATACATCCCTCACAGTTTCCGCTGTACGCGAATCCGGCCATTTCACAAATGGAACGCGAGCGCCTGGGCATACCGCCGCCGCATCATGTTGGCATGGATCCGGGCGAGCATATGGTGCGTATAGACTGCATGGCCAGCTCTCATCTTGTACACCATACTCGAAACTCCACTCATATTCACAGAATCAATCGTAtttggaaaaagaaaaaaaaaagcaaaaacaaaacaatttaaaccaAACGAATTCAAAACATCTCTGCACAAATCACATGTCCACTTGTCAGCTCAATTaaccaaaaagaaattgaaaacgaAAAAGATCTGTCATTAATTAGCGTACAACATGTGTCCATGTCCAAGCTAACCCACATTTGGCCAGCCAAGTGTCTTGTGCTCCACATGTGAGACGTGTCGCTGCCGCTCTCTAACTCCCATTTGTAAGCCATCAGCAGTCGGTGCTCGTTTCTTGTTTCTCGTTGCTCGTTTTCGCCATTCTAACACGCATTATCCACAATTCCATAACGCATATTCCCGCTCCCACTTACAACAAAAATGTCGCATTGCTATATTGCAAGCAGGCTCCATTATTCTCAGACGCAGCACTGGCTCTTTTGAAACTATCAACGATATTCAATAATTTTCAGATACGATTGACGAGAGAATATCATGCACACTCTCATACTCATTTACATTTGCCTTTGCATCCACAGCCGCAACCACCGGAGGCCGGTTTCCAACTGCCACGTGAGTTTGTATAGTCGCTGAGTTGtgaaaatcacaaaaataaaactaatgtGTGCATATCTCTATGCTTCACTTTTCCCcctcttttctctctctctctctctctccgcaCTCTCTTCATTTTGAATCTTTAGCGAATGTTGGGCAATATCCGCGCCCAAATATGCTTAT
The sequence above is a segment of the Drosophila virilis strain 15010-1051.87 chromosome 3, Dvir_AGI_RSII-ME, whole genome shotgun sequence genome. Coding sequences within it:
- the Gug gene encoding arginine-glutamic acid dipeptide repeats protein isoform X13 codes for the protein MAASTQGEIRVGPGHQVNDVYAKLPDYNPISSFPVDKETDERELEETRWSPGVVADGDLLMFLRAARSMAAFQGMCDGGLEDGCLAASRDDTTINALDVLHDSGYDPGKALQALVKCPVSKGIDKKWTEDETKKFIKGLRQFGKNFFRIHKDLLPHKDTPELVEFYYLWKKTPGANNNRPHRRRRQSALRRNRVTRANNTPPKKEDTPEPQAATTATAAASAAETANRSSPAVSKEENSSLTEDDASECDSDSSLTNKRDESPSRMRTRNKQQNNNNNNNSSSASAAGGGGNSAAAATAASSVNASANSSSAKDQSSGSASNNSNAVANGKRPKRGSDTPDAAAAAAAAVAGDSPKTPTKSVAEGSGNKRKGGKQDTPNKKKRTETDTNNSSSEQANNSTEDNIKEKQRKRPDSPVESMNSDSRPDSVLDDGESNTTDTDGRTAEQQSSKDSKEINCKEESGAVTLSGDLDSKSEVNEKSIKTETSCAEDNKDAIKNMDEETNIQAPSSIQPLSIKPTHVDGLLKDSSSLEAPQAAVAVAPIAMKVPTIATVEALNASVDRDRKEAIEKMEICENEAAARDPDLLKKLASIKQETLPQQQQQQQQQQQQQQQQQQQQQHQQQQQQQLGVPPVSAASGPMQEAVYIKKEPMEDSMDATCNQNSNEPQDLKVKIEIKNEDLKINASGLPPVSSAAPPPNAQLAGLHHGAVDGVNAEPLHLQHMPHGPTPQAPAGYLIDGQLKYGPPGQPPPQPPPQLHSDPGSGGVASATPQKYPGDMEMKYNEAAVKFEPSSGKFAPQELKYPVPPQLDPLKYSQEIQAAAAAAAAVGKYDMKYMIEQQGKYPVELAPPKPGYQEALKIPDVKPGFAHLPHNIGPSLDGPGSHKYAPSAQPGQPMDQQPPGATPPPGIAMPKPHYQHDVQTPPLGRPFEPAGLMLKYGDPLAGKYGPPQPQDLKYPMPPVSAAGGENLIKASPYGPPPESPIDASARSTPGQDSQGSNSNSNSQPPSSQPQQFQSPHPSPHMPSPAGGGLPPGMHPQNLISPHSHGPPPNSGAGSGPGPQPPTSLHQPISSTMSGQGGPPSLQHGLPPGPGGPHAQISVANSLSGVVSSLGAPTLSTMAPSHPMHPHMHPHQHPHLQSLQSLHRPHPDLPPSMHPHAPMAMSLQAPGPPPPHSHGHPLAPGHGQQQQQPGPGGPAGTVRTPSPAQQQQPPPRSLHEPLPTSREPPASHTSTAPTGSISGLSSGPGQGQGPGPMPHQSPHAHRTSPLPGLAHPSGLIGHPMPIHPHLAHLPPGHPAHAALAHPGHHLLSHSIAGLSHGGGPIALLAGPGGLGGLPESALSRRTPPSHLSHPHASSAPSTPHSVAISTSMSLTTTPNTVPSSAFSRASPSVQLSSGSAPAGPGGNSNSGTPNNSSAAAAAAAAAAAHRAASPASSVGSLSRQSPLHPVPQSPLSHHPSSSALSAAAAAVAERDRHALMRQQSPHMTPPPVSSASGLMASPLSKMYAPQPGQRGLGTSPPPHLRPGASPPVIRHPQMPLPLPLIAPGGGIPQIGVHPGQSPYPHPLLHPSVFYSPHHHNPFNSPYGYAPYGPGFPAYMKPPPPAGPLDPAAVMAAHHAGLSGPPPQSRQDEQNAAAAAAVAAEKQHAAAVAAAQQQHKTPQQQQQQQQQQQQQQQQQQQQQQQQHQQQQQQQQQQQQQQQQQQQQQQQQQQQQQPGGPQQNKPPTPKTPQGPGGMSVGMGGPGTPTGLPPGAYPGSHLAGYPPPPHSSPFAPQDGQQHGMKPTSHMDALRAHAHSANSAGMGGGHHPTEPLPIDIEPDPEPEIPSPTHNIPRGPSPEAKPDDTECHRSQSAIFVRHIDRGDYNSCTRTDLIFKPVTDSKLARKREERDRKLAEKERERRQQQQQQQQQQQQQQAAAAQQAAQQAKLKAELKPPYADTPALRQLSEYARPHVAFSPVEQMVPYHHPMGPMYSRERELEEIKNAQAAAASQSRLDPHWMEYYRRGIHPSQFPLYANPAISQMERERLGIPPPHHVGMDPGEHMPQPPEAGFQLPPNVGQYPRPNMLIPREPHSDVLLRMSYADQLQYLQAAEFQRQSLHDQYFRQRPR
- the Gug gene encoding arginine-glutamic acid dipeptide repeats protein isoform X1 — its product is MAASTQGEIRVGPGHQVNDVYAKLPDYNPISSFPVDKETDERELEETRWSPGVVADGDLLMFLRAARSMAAFQGMCDGGLEDGCLAASRDDTTINALDVLHDSGYDPGKALQALVKCPVSKGIDKKWTEDETKKFIKGLRQFGKNFFRIHKDLLPHKDTPELVEFYYLWKKTPGANNNRPHRRRRQSALRRNRVTRANNTPPKKEDTPEPQAATTATAAASAAETANRSSPAVSKEENSSLTEDDASECDSDSSLTNKRDESPSRMRTRNKQQNNNNNNNSSSASAAGGGGNSAAAATAASSVNASANSSSAKDQSSGSASNNSNAVANGKRPKRGSDTPDAAAAAAAAVAGDSPKTPTKSVAEGSGNKRKGGKQDTPNKKKRTETDTNNSSSEQANNSTEDNIKEKQRKRPDSPVESMNSDSRPDSVLDDGESNTTDTDGRTAEQQSSKDSKEINCKEESGAVTLSGDLDSKSEVNEKSIKTETSCAEDNKDAIKNMDEETNIQAPSSIQPLSIKPTHVDGLLKDSSSLEAPQAAVAVAPIAMKVPTIATVEALNASVDRDRKEAIEKMEICENEAAARDPDLLKKLASIKQETLPQQQQQQQQQQQQQQQQQQQQQHQQQQQQQLGVPPVSAASGPMQEAVYIKKEPMEDSMDATCNQNSNEPQDLKVKIEIKNEDLKINASGLPPVSSAAPPPNAQLAGLHHGAVDGVNAEPLHLQHMPHGPTPQAPAGYLIDGQLKYGPPGQPPPQPPPQLHSDPGSGGVASATPQKYPGDMEMKYNEAAVKFEPSSGKFAPQELKYPVPPQLDPLKYSQEIQAAAAAAAAVGKYDMKYMIEQQGKYPVELAPPKPGYQEALKIPDVKPGFAHLPHNIGPSLDGPGSHKYAPSAQPGQPMDQQPPGATPPPGIAMPKPHYQHDVQTPPLGRPFEPAGLMLKYGDPLAGKYGPPQPQDLKYPMPPVSAAGGENLIKASPYGPPPESPIDASARSTPGQDSQGSNSNSNSQPPSSQPQQFQSPHPSPHMPSPAGGGLPPGMHPQNLISPHSHGPPPNSGAGSGPGPQPPTSLHQPISSTMSGQGGPPSLQHGLPPGPGGPHAQISVANSLSGVVSSLGAPTLSTMAPSHPMHPHMHPHQHPHLQSLQSLHRPHPDLPPSMHPHAPMAMSLQAPGPPPPHSHGHPLAPGHGQQQQQPGPGGPAGTVRTPSPAQQQQPPPRSLHEPLPTSREPPASHTSTAPTGSISGLSSGPGQGQGPGPMPHQSPHAHRTSPLPGLAHPSGLIGHPMPIHPHLAHLPPGHPAHAALAHPGHHLLSHSIAGLSHGGGPIALLAGPGGLGGLPESALSRRTPPSHLSHPHASSAPSTPHSVAISTSMSLTTTPNTVPSSAFSRASPSVQLSSGSAPAGPGGNSNSGTPNNSSAAAAAAAAAAAHRAASPASSVGSLSRQSPLHPVPQSPLSHHPSSSALSAAAAAVAERDRHALMRQQSPHMTPPPVSSASGLMASPLSKMYAPQPGQRGLGTSPPPHLRPGASPPVIRHPQMPLPLPLIAPGGGIPQIGVHPGQSPYPHPLLHPSVFYSPHHHNPFNSPYGYAPYGPGFPAYMKPPPPAGPLDPAAVMAAHHAGLSGPPPQSRQDEQNAAAAAAVAAEKQHAAAVAAAQQQHKTPQQQQQQQQQQQQQQQQQQQQQQQQHQQQQQQQQQQQQQQQQQQQQQQQQQQQQQPGGPQQNKPPTPKTPQGPGGMSVGMGGPGTPTGLPPGAYPGSHLAGYPPPPHSSPFAPQDGQQHGMKPTSHMDALRAHAHSANSAGMGGGHHPTEPLPIDIEPDPEPEIPSPTHNIPRGPSPEAKPDDTECHRSQSAIFVRHIDRGDYNSCTRTDLIFKPVTDSKLARKREERDRKLAEKERERRQQQQQQQQQQQQQQAAAAQQAAQQAKLKAELKPPYADTPALRQLSEYARPHVAFSPVEQMVPYHHPMGPMYSRERPLLMLPTLTNCRELEEIKNAQAAAASQSRLDPHWMEYYRRGIHPSQFPLYANPAISQMERERLGIPPPHHVGMDPGEHMIRLTREYHAHSHTHLHLPLHPQPQPPEAGFQLPPNVGQYPRPNMLIPREPHSDVLLRMSYADQLQYLQAAEFQRQSLHDQYFRQRPR
- the Gug gene encoding arginine-glutamic acid dipeptide repeats protein isoform X8; its protein translation is MAASTQGEIRVGPGHQVNDVYAKLPDYNPISSFPVDKETDERELEETRWSPGVVADGDLLMFLRAARSMAAFQGMCDGGLEDGCLAASRDDTTINALDVLHDSGYDPGKALQALVKCPVSKGIDKKWTEDETKKFIKGLRQFGKNFFRIHKDLLPHKDTPELVEFYYLWKKTPGANNNRPHRRRRQSALRRNRVTRANNTPPKKEDTPEPQAATTATAAASAAETANRSSPAVSKEENSSLTEDDASECDSDSSLTNKRDESPSRMRTRNKQQNNNNNNNSSSASAAGGGGNSAAAATAASSVNASANSSSAKDQSSGSASNNSNAVANGKRPKRGSDTPDAAAAAAAAVAGDSPKTPTKSVAEGSGNKRKGGKQDTPNKKKRTETDTNNSSSEQANNSTEDNIKEKQRKRPDSPVESMNSDSRPDSVLDDGESNTTDTDGRTAEQQSSKDSKEINCKEESGAVTLSGDLDSKSEVNEKSIKTETSCAEDNKDAIKNMDEETNIQAPSSIQPLSIKPTHVDGLLKDSSSLEAPQAAVAVAPIAMKVPTIATVEALNASVDRDRKEAIEKMEICENEAAARDPDLLKKLASIKQETLPQQQQQQQQQQQQQQQQQQQQQHQQQQQQQLGVPPVSAASGPMQEAVYIKKEPMEDSMDATCNQNSNEPQDLKVKIEIKNEDLKINASGLPPVSSAAPPPNAQLAGLHHGAVDGVNAEPLHLQHMPHGPTPQAPAGYLIDGQLKYGPPGQPPPQPPPQLHSDPGSGGVASATPQKYPGDMEMKYNEAAVKFEPSSGKFAPQELKYPVPPQLDPLKYSQEIQAAAAAAAAVGKYDMKYMIEQQGKYPVELAPPKPGYQEALKIPDVKPGFAHLPHNIGPSLDGPGSHKYAPSAQPGQPMDQQPPGATPPPGIAMPKPHYQHDVQTPPLGRPFEPAGLMLKYGDPLAGKYGPPQPQDLKYPMPPVSAAGGENLIKASPYGPPPESPIDASARSTPGQDSQGSNSNSNSQPPSSQPQQFQSPHPSPHMPSPAGGGLPPGMHPQNLISPHSHGPPPNSGAGSGPGPQPPTSLHQPISSTMSGQGGPPSLQHGLPPGPGGPHAQISVANSLSGVVSSLGAPTLSTMAPSHPMHPHMHPHQHPHLQSLQSLHRPHPDLPPSMHPHAPMAMSLQAPGPPPPHSHGHPLAPGHGQQQQQPGPGGPAGTVRTPSPAQQQQPPPRSLHEPLPTSREPPASHTSTAPTGSISGLSSGPGQGQGPGPMPHQSPHAHRTSPLPGLAHPSGLIGHPMPIHPHLAHLPPGHPAHAALAHPGHHLLSHSIAGLSHGGGPIALLAGPGGLGGLPESALSRRTPPSHLSHPHASSAPSTPHSVAISTSMSLTTTPNTVPSSAFSRASPSVQLSSGSAPAGPGGNSNSGTPNNSSAAAAAAAAAAAHRAASPASSVGSLSRQSPLHPVPQSPLSHHPSSSALSAAAAAVAERDRHALMRQQSPHMTPPPVSSASGLMASPLSKMYAPQPGQRGLGTSPPPHLRPGASPPVIRHPQMPLPLPLIAPGGGIPQIGVHPGQSPYPHPLLHPSVFYSPHHHNPFNSPYGYAPYGPGFPAYMKPPPPAGPLDPAAVMAAHHAGLSGPPPQSRQDEQNAAAAAAVAAEKQHAAAVAAAQQQHKTPQQQQQQQQQQQQQQQQQQQQQQQQHQQQQQQQQQQQQQQQQQQQQQQQQQQQQQPGGPQQNKPPTPKTPQGPGGMSVGMGGPGTPTGLPPGAYPGSHLAGYPPPPHSSPFAPQDGQQHGMKPTSHMDALRAHAHSANSAGMGGGHHPTEPLPIDIEPDPEPEIPSPTHNIPRGPSPEAKPDDTECHRSQSAIFVRHIDRGDYNSCTRTDLIFKPVTDSKLARKREERDRKLAEKERERRQQQQQQQQQQQQQAAAAQQAAQQAKLKAELKPPYADTPALRQLSEYARPHVAFSPVEQMVPYHHPMGPMYSRERELEEIKNAQAAAASQSRLDPHWMEYYRRGIHPSQFPLYANPAISQMERERLGIPPPHHVGMDPGEHMIRLTREYHAHSHTHLHLPLHPQPQPPEAGFQLPPNVGQYPRPNMLIPREPHSDVLLRMSYADQLQYLQAAEFQRQSLHDQYFRQRPR